The Microbacter sp. GSS18 genome has a segment encoding these proteins:
- a CDS encoding GntR family transcriptional regulator, protein MADSPSLTLEHLPGGSAPLYERIADEVRRRVDAGIWSRGHRLRSEAELAADLNVARGTIRRAIALLVESGHLVQRQGVGTFVSGREGLRIPGRFESLGQRMERNSVGYTTLELEREIVEVTQPSGAPVRSLRVRRLRLLDGVPMSVLVNQIPLDVAPGIEEVDLVTMSLYTLLERSFGVAIERSEMTFGAVAADEGLSALLDVPIGAPLTHLVQSTYGPGDVCIDDAETWIRPDRHQPTVSLWRTNS, encoded by the coding sequence ATGGCCGACTCGCCCAGCCTGACGCTCGAGCACCTTCCCGGTGGCTCGGCGCCGCTGTACGAGCGCATCGCCGACGAGGTGCGCCGCCGGGTGGACGCGGGCATCTGGAGCCGCGGTCACCGCCTGCGCTCCGAGGCCGAGCTCGCCGCGGACCTCAACGTCGCACGGGGCACGATCCGCCGCGCGATCGCCCTGCTCGTCGAGTCGGGGCACCTCGTGCAGCGCCAGGGCGTCGGGACCTTCGTGTCGGGCCGAGAGGGCCTGCGGATCCCCGGACGCTTCGAGTCCCTCGGCCAGCGCATGGAGCGCAACAGCGTCGGCTACACCACGCTCGAACTGGAGCGCGAGATCGTCGAGGTGACGCAGCCGTCGGGCGCCCCGGTGCGTTCGCTGCGCGTGCGCCGGCTGCGCCTGCTCGACGGCGTGCCGATGTCGGTGCTCGTCAACCAGATCCCCCTCGACGTCGCGCCGGGCATCGAAGAAGTCGACCTCGTCACGATGTCGCTCTACACCCTGCTCGAGCGCTCGTTCGGCGTCGCGATCGAACGCAGCGAGATGACCTTCGGCGCGGTCGCGGCCGACGAGGGCCTCTCGGCGCTTCTCGACGTCCCGATCGGCGCACCCCTGACGCATCTGGTCCAGTCCACGTACGGACCCGGCGATGTCTGCATCGACGACGCCGAGACCTGGATCCGCCCGGACCGGCACCAGCCCACCGTTTCCCTCTGGAGGACCAACTCATGA